A window of Seriola aureovittata isolate HTS-2021-v1 ecotype China chromosome 17, ASM2101889v1, whole genome shotgun sequence genomic DNA:
aCGTTGTTCGGGCACACACCAATTACATAACTTGCCCACCGACCCCGCCATCTTTGTTTCATAGATATAACCATGGCATCTCTACTGTTCAATAATCAAAGCTAAGGCAGTAAAGGACAGCGCTCTTTATAGTACACTAGTATAGCTCCTTATGATACAGTATTTGTCAATCACAAAATCTCTGTTAATGGAAACCTTTAAGTGGCGTTAGTGTGTTGACTTCTTTCTTGAAATTAGACCACCGTTAATTTGGAAAACCTGATAACGATTCCGTTGTAATATATTGTATCATTTGCTCGATTGATTTGACTCAAAATggcattcacacattcacagtttgtttgtttttgaagaatCTCTGACTTTATGAAACCAAACCTTCACCCCATTCTACCCTTGTTTATTTGAACATAAACAGTCTCTCATCATCTGGCGGTGGTCTGTCCCAGATTTTACACTTTGGAGAAGCAGTATGTAATTATTGGGCTCCGCGAAACTGGATCTAATACCTGCCCAGACTCTTACCATTTTTGAACccaagttaaaatgttttatgctCTCCATTCCATGTTAAAGCAGTAGTTAATAGTTGGGAGCTAAGCTTAGCCTTAGCTTAGTATTTaccgtacagacatgagagctgTACCGGTCTTCTCATCTAAAGCGAAGGTTTGATTAAATGTCTAACCATTCTGTTAACTCAATgttacaaacacactgcaatCCTGCACTGTCTACCAGTTAattctctgctctttcatctttttcattagttttataaAACTCAATGTCTCATTTAATATCTTATACAAAgcactttgttttaaatatgCAGTATAAATAAGCTCACCTTTCCTTTCAAATGGaggcacaaaaacattgttCGTGCACACTGATGATATTTTATGCAGAGCAGCTTAAGGAGAACTCTGCATTCCCTTTGTCGGCTACATCAGCTACAATCTCTAGGAATAGTGACTACAAATGATCTTTCAGTCAGCAGAGTGTTGATTCAGCATTTTACCCGCCAGAgatgtgtgggtgggggtgggggtgggggtggggggggggggggggggctgtgctGTGCTGTCGTGGGGCTTAATTCATAACACAGTGGCTGGAAAGTGGTTCACCTGTGCCAGCCAGAGTGCCCATTCATCCTGCATAATGAAGGGCGTGACAGGCCCGGCAGACAGTCGCATCACTCAGTGGACAGATAGCATCGCGgcttatttacacacacaggaacacatgGACGTTCTCTTGCACTCACCCGTACATAAATCAATATCAGATGAATGACTGTTTGTGACAAACCCATCCATGCATGTGTCCACgaaatacaatacacacagGCACGTGAACATACACTCACAAACTGATACTGCACGCAAACACTCACACCTCTCCCTCATTCTTGTGCAATGGCATACGGTCTAGAACGCACAAATGTGCATGCAGTCTTGTTGGCATGGTCGAATGAGAGAGCGGCGTGTAAGCGGCGTGTACCTGTGACTGGGAGGATGTACTCACCGCTCCCCCGTTCAGGATCATGGTCATCTCGGTGGGCTGGTAGACGTTGCTGCGGAAAGGAGCGCTGGGCCTGGCGCCGGTGTTACTGTTGTGTTGCCCGGCGCCACCACTGCTCCTCAAGCCTGGCATGGAATAGACAGAGTGGTGGACAGAGATGACTCACCATATCACTCTTGAAGAAAGAAACACTTGCTGTGTAATCCTGCCCCACATACATTTCCTCCTGTACTTATTTCTGGCCTGGTGTTCTATTACTCACTTTGGCCTATATTCCTCCTGCAGCCTGTCTGCACATATTACACCTGTCTGCTTTAACACATTGGACTGCACTGTACCTGCAGTGTTCTCGTCGTTGTATCCGTAGCCTTGGTTCTCCACAAACTgcctgtgagagagagggatgtcTTCATCGAAGCTGGTCTCCCTCATCCGTGTTGAGTTCTGGGAGGTGTCGAAGTAATCTGGGGCAGTGGGCTGTGGCGGGGGTTTCAGGCAGATGTGGGATTCAGGAATGGCATGGAAGATCAACAGCAGCCAGCCCTGAGCCACTAAAGCGATGGCCAGTGCCGGGTCATTCCAGTCCGGGGCCCTCCCCAGCCAGTCATTGCCGTACAGATAGAAGCCCACCCAGGCCACCCACAGCAGCAGCGACAGCAGGCAGGTCACCAGCAGCCAGACGGCATTGCAGCGCCACTGACGTGTCTTCCCACATAAGGCCAGGGAGGCGGCAGTCAGCGCGGCTATAAGGAGAGCTAGCACGTAGCTGCAAGCTAGTGAGAAGTCCAGAGGCAGGTACTGACAGGCGGCTCGTCCCTCCCGCAGCACGGTCAGAAGTAGCCACTCTGCAGCAATGATACCCTGCACAGCGCTCAAACCCAGCGCCAGGCCTGTGAGGGCACAGCCACCAGGGCTCCGCCGCTCCCGGCCCAGCCTGCGCAGACGGACACCCTGCACCAGCAAGCAGGAGAAGCAGACGGCAAACAGGAGACCCCACAGGGCCCTGCGGAGCAGACATAACGACTCATCCTGCTCGATCAGGTAAGCAAAGCTCAGGCCGAACAAGCCAAGGATGCcaaggagcagcaggaggatggGTCCCACGCCGCTCCGCTTCTCAGCCTCACTGATGTGGCGTAAACGGCACACCAGGACTAGGGCTAGTAAGATGGCAGCCAGCGCACCACCGGCAGCCACAGACTCGACAGCTACACCCCATATGGAGTCCAGGTCGCAGAGGAGGGTGTAGGGACGCATGAGGCCCCAGCCACAGCCTCTTGGGAGAGCCTCAGAGTCCTCGGCATCCTGACTGCTGGCACGGTGAGCAACAGTCAGCAGTAGCAGGAGGAGGACCGGGAGGAACGCCATCTCTGAGAGAGCAACagaacagaggacagagagggagatgatgaaGAGAGCGAGGAGCAAAGAAGGAACAAATGGAGGGAGTCAAAGAAATGGAGtaaaaggggagagagaaaaagaaaaagagtgagtCATTCTGGTCATAAATGTTTGGAAGGCTACAGAGGTGAGCGCTCAGTCATTCCCACAGCAATCATCCGGCCTGCGAGTGACAATACAGACAATCAGCCACTGCTGTGttgcagagaggaaacaaaggaCAGTAGTTCATGCAGGGTGAATGACTGAAGCCTtcccaaacacaaaacacacacacacacacacacacacacacacacacacacacacacacacacacacacacacacacaaatcctgtTTCACCAAGAGCAGCCTATAGTTCTGCCTGTTTTGAAGCTTTTAAAGGCTTCAAGGTTTCACATGGCAGAAAAAATACCGCGAAACCCAGAAAAGCCCAGATCAGCTGCCTTCAGTTCATTCACAAAGCAGTGAGGTCACAGCACCCACAACGCTTCCAAAGAGAGTTTCAGGTATATTATTTGTCCGGTCTCGTCCAGTGAGCCAGCTGCCAGAGCTCTGACAGGAAAGCTGCAGCGTCAtgcatattttaatgaaaaaaaaaaaccaaacagagatacagagaaagGAACTAGTGTGTACAAGCAGTTTGACTCACTATCGGGCATCTAAGGGCGTCTAGCAAGGCTTGAGACGATGCATAATACActgtacacaaatacacagtgcCTCCAGTGCAACGTACAAACACTCGTGTACTTTTGAGAGAAATGTCCCAGCAAAAAAGCAACAGCATGCGTGCCAAATCGATGCTGTCTCAGTCtacctttttctttattcatgaCAACTGTCAGATAGCCaaacgcccacacacacacacacacacacacacacacacacacagatacacagtcTTTCGTTCCATTGAGGTCTTTGCGGAAATGATCATTGCCGTCGTTTCACCTGCcaagctgtgtgttttatgggAGGATGATCTGTATTTAAagccaccacaaacacacacgcgcgcacacacacacacacacacacatactacaaCACATCTTCTTGCCAGGTTACTGTCAACTGTCTCTCTCCTACATCTCTAAGCTTTCAGAAATTCTTTCCAAGCTGGCTCAGACATTAGTGTATTAAAcaattcaacacacacacacacacttttccatcAGGCTTGAAGCCATATTTTGGACTGTTTATTTCAGAGGAATACAGTCTCGCTGTagttttgacattaaaaaatcTCCCAGTGTCCACAAATAGATTGTACCAAAATATTTACATACCACATAAAAGACAGTGGATATCTCCAGcttcatattctctctctctctctatgccAGTAAGTCAGTGGTTGTTACATGGTCAGGCCATCAGGGAAGAGTGCAAGGTTTAAATACACATCAGCCAGGGCTAAAGGTCACACACAGTCCTTCCAGCATGTAGCTTATTAAATGGGCCAGACAGCCAGAAGAGACGGACCCTTGATACttagatttattttatcatgagGAAAATAGGGACAGAAGTGGGAGGAGGTCCAGTGGATCTACAAATCTAAATATACTAGACTTCAGCTGCTTTTGATAGTTTGATCCCTTTGACTTGTAACAATGTATCgaattacaaaatgaaaactgtgtgaaagtgtgacaGGAGCATGGGACTCTAAAGAGGAtgtcacctgaatctgcagcttcacTCGGCTCATTGTTCAGCTGTCCATCAAC
This region includes:
- the gprc5ba gene encoding G protein-coupled receptor, class C, group 5, member Ba isoform X1, coding for MAFLPVLLLLLLTVAHRASSQDAEDSEALPRGCGWGLMRPYTLLCDLDSIWGVAVESVAAGGALAAILLALVLVCRLRHISEAEKRSGVGPILLLLLGILGLFGLSFAYLIEQDESLCLLRRALWGLLFAVCFSCLLVQGVRLRRLGRERRSPGGCALTGLALGLSAVQGIIAAEWLLLTVLREGRAACQYLPLDFSLACSYVLALLIAALTAASLALCGKTRQWRCNAVWLLVTCLLSLLLWVAWVGFYLYGNDWLGRAPDWNDPALAIALVAQGWLLLIFHAIPESHICLKPPPQPTAPDYFDTSQNSTRMRETSFDEDIPLSHRQFVENQGYGYNDENTAGLRSSGGAGQHNSNTGARPSAPFRSNVYQPTEMTMILNGGAVSTSSQSQVPSAPPTYTGRQLW
- the gprc5ba gene encoding G protein-coupled receptor, class C, group 5, member Ba isoform X2 is translated as MAFLPVLLLLLLTVAHRASSQDAEDSEALPRGCGWGLMRPYTLLCDLDSIWGVAVESVAAGGALAAILLALVLVCRLRHISEAEKRSGVGPILLLLLGILGLFGLSFAYLIEQDESLCLLRRALWGLLFAVCFSCLLVQGVRLRRLGRERRSPGGCALTGLALGLSAVQGIIAAEWLLLTVLREGRAACQYLPLDFSLACSYVLALLIAALTAASLALCGKTRQWRCNAVWLLVTCLLSLLLWVAWVGFYLYGNDWLGRAPDWNDPALAIALVAQGWLLLIFHAIPESHICLKPPPQPTAPDYFDTSQNSTRMRETSFDEDIPLSHRQFVENQGYGYNDENTAGLRSSGGAGQHNSNTGARPSAPFRSNVYQPTEMTMILNGGAVPSAPPTYTGRQLW